The following coding sequences are from one Acomys russatus chromosome 16, mAcoRus1.1, whole genome shotgun sequence window:
- the Tbx4 gene encoding T-box transcription factor TBX4 isoform X2, with product MLQDKGLTESEEAFRAPGPGLGEASSNTTTTTAAPEPALAEPGLSGTALSIPSGQGAEVAAAAAAAVEQTIENIKVGLHEKELWKKFHEAGTEMIITKAGRRMFPSYKVKVTGMNPKTKYILLIDIVPADDHRYKFCDNKWMVAGKAEPAMPGRLYVHPDSPATGAHWMRQLVSFQKLKLTNNHLDPFGHIILNSMHKYQPRLHIVKADENNAFGSKNTAFCTHVFPETSFISVTSYQNHKITQLKIENNPFAKGFRGSDDSDLRVARLQSKEYPVISKSIMRQRLVSSQLSAKPDVSPLHSAHQALQHYQYENGAHMQFAAAEPQDLPLNTFSTQRDSSLFYHCLKRRDSARHLDLPCKRSYLETPSSVGDDHYFRSPPPYDQQMLSPSYCSEVTPREACMYSSSGPEIAGVSSVDDLPPPPLSCNMWTSVSPYTSYSVQTMETVPYQPFPAHFTATTMMPRLPAISAQSAQPPGNAHFSVYNQLSQSQVRERGPSASFSRERGLPAVCERKPPSPHLNAANEFLYSQSFSLTRESSLQYHSGMGTVENWTDG from the exons ATGCTGCAGGATAAGGGCCTGACGGAGAGCGAGGAGGCCTTCCGGGCCCCGGGCCCAGGGCTCGGGGAGGCTAGcagcaacaccaccaccaccactgcagcCCCCGAACCCGCGCTGGCTGAGCCTGGCCTTAGTGGAACAGCGCTCAGCATCCCCTCAGGCCAGGGCGCCGAagttgccgctgctgctgctgccgctgtgGAGCAG ACCATCGAGAACATCAAGGTGGGGCTGCATGAGAAGGAGCTGTGGAAGAAGTTCCACGAGGCAGGCACCGAGATGATCATCACCAAGGCCGGCAG GAGGATGTTCCCTAGCTACAAGGTAAAAGTCACAGGCATGAACCCCAAGACCAAGTACATCCTGCTCATCGACATCGTCCCTGCAGATGACCATCGCTACAAGTTCTGTGACAACAAATG GATGGTCGCTGGGAAGGCTGAGCCAGCCATGCCTGGGAGGCTCTATGTCCACCCAGATTCTCCTGCCACTGGGGCCCACTGGATGCGGCAGCTGGTCTCTTTCCAGAAGCTGAAGCTGACAAACAACCACCTGGACCCCTTTGGCCAT atcATCCTCAACTCCATGCATAAATACCAGCCTCGGCTGCACATCGTTAAGGCCGACGAGAACAATGCTTTTGGCTCCAAAAACACAGCCTTCTGCACCCATGTGTTCCCAGAGACCTCCTTCATCTCCGTGACCTCCTACCAGAACCACAAG ATTACACAGCTGAAAATCGAGAACAACCCCTTTGCCAAGGGATTCCGGGGCAGTGACGACAGTGACCTGCGTGTGGCCCGGTTGCAGAG cAAAGAGTATCCGGTCATCTCCAAAAGCATCATGAGGCAGAGGCTTGTCTCCAGCCAGCTCTCGGCAAAACCAGATGTCAGCCCCCTGCACAGCGCTCACCAGGCCCTGCAGCACTACCAGTATGAGAACGGGGCCCACATGCAGTTTGCTGCTGCAGAACCCCAGGACCTGCCCCTCAACACCTTCTCAACGCAGAGGGACTCCAGCCTCTTCTACCACTGCCTGAAGCGCAGAG ACAGTGCCCGCCACCTGGACTTACCCTGCAAGCGGTCCTATCTGGAAACTCCCTCTTCCGTGGGGGACGATCACTATTTCCGGTCTCCCCCTCCCTACGACCAGCAGATGCTGAGCCCTTCCTATTGCAGTGAGGTGACCCCCAGAGAGGCCTGCATGTACTCGAGTTCAGGGCCTGAGATTGCAGGGGTGTCTTCAGTGGAcgacctgcccccacccccactgagcTGTAACATGTGGACCTCAGTCTCACCATACACGAGCTACAGCGTTCAGACTATGGAGACTGTGCCTTACCAGCCCTTCCCCGCACACTTCACCGCCACCACGATGATGCCTCGGCTGCCCGCCATCTCCGCCCAGAGTGCCCAGCCACCTGGAAATGCCCACTTCAGTGTGTACAATCAGCTGTCCCAGTCTCAGGTCCGAGAGCGGGGCCCCTCCGCTTCCTTCTCTCGAGAGCGTGGCCTCCCCGCCGTGTGCGAGAGGAAGCCCCCCTCACCACACCTGAACGCTGCCAATGAGTTCCTCTACTCGCAGAGCTTCTCCTTGACCCGAGAGTCATCCTTACAGTATCATTCAGGAATGGGGACTGTGGAGAACTGGACTGATGGATGA
- the Tbx4 gene encoding T-box transcription factor TBX4 isoform X1, whose amino-acid sequence MLQDKGLTESEEAFRAPGPGLGEASSNTTTTTAAPEPALAEPGLSGTALSIPSGQGAEVAAAAAAAVEQTIENIKVGLHEKELWKKFHEAGTEMIITKAGRRMFPSYKVKVTGMNPKTKYILLIDIVPADDHRYKFCDNKWMVAGKAEPAMPGRLYVHPDSPATGAHWMRQLVSFQKLKLTNNHLDPFGHIILNSMHKYQPRLHIVKADENNAFGSKNTAFCTHVFPETSFISVTSYQNHKITQLKIENNPFAKGFRGSDDSDLRVARLQSKEYPVISKSIMRQRLVSSQLSAKPDVSPLHSAHQALQHYQYENGAHMQFAAAEPQDLPLNTFSTQRDSSLFYHCLKRRADSARHLDLPCKRSYLETPSSVGDDHYFRSPPPYDQQMLSPSYCSEVTPREACMYSSSGPEIAGVSSVDDLPPPPLSCNMWTSVSPYTSYSVQTMETVPYQPFPAHFTATTMMPRLPAISAQSAQPPGNAHFSVYNQLSQSQVRERGPSASFSRERGLPAVCERKPPSPHLNAANEFLYSQSFSLTRESSLQYHSGMGTVENWTDG is encoded by the exons ATGCTGCAGGATAAGGGCCTGACGGAGAGCGAGGAGGCCTTCCGGGCCCCGGGCCCAGGGCTCGGGGAGGCTAGcagcaacaccaccaccaccactgcagcCCCCGAACCCGCGCTGGCTGAGCCTGGCCTTAGTGGAACAGCGCTCAGCATCCCCTCAGGCCAGGGCGCCGAagttgccgctgctgctgctgccgctgtgGAGCAG ACCATCGAGAACATCAAGGTGGGGCTGCATGAGAAGGAGCTGTGGAAGAAGTTCCACGAGGCAGGCACCGAGATGATCATCACCAAGGCCGGCAG GAGGATGTTCCCTAGCTACAAGGTAAAAGTCACAGGCATGAACCCCAAGACCAAGTACATCCTGCTCATCGACATCGTCCCTGCAGATGACCATCGCTACAAGTTCTGTGACAACAAATG GATGGTCGCTGGGAAGGCTGAGCCAGCCATGCCTGGGAGGCTCTATGTCCACCCAGATTCTCCTGCCACTGGGGCCCACTGGATGCGGCAGCTGGTCTCTTTCCAGAAGCTGAAGCTGACAAACAACCACCTGGACCCCTTTGGCCAT atcATCCTCAACTCCATGCATAAATACCAGCCTCGGCTGCACATCGTTAAGGCCGACGAGAACAATGCTTTTGGCTCCAAAAACACAGCCTTCTGCACCCATGTGTTCCCAGAGACCTCCTTCATCTCCGTGACCTCCTACCAGAACCACAAG ATTACACAGCTGAAAATCGAGAACAACCCCTTTGCCAAGGGATTCCGGGGCAGTGACGACAGTGACCTGCGTGTGGCCCGGTTGCAGAG cAAAGAGTATCCGGTCATCTCCAAAAGCATCATGAGGCAGAGGCTTGTCTCCAGCCAGCTCTCGGCAAAACCAGATGTCAGCCCCCTGCACAGCGCTCACCAGGCCCTGCAGCACTACCAGTATGAGAACGGGGCCCACATGCAGTTTGCTGCTGCAGAACCCCAGGACCTGCCCCTCAACACCTTCTCAACGCAGAGGGACTCCAGCCTCTTCTACCACTGCCTGAAGCGCAGAG CAGACAGTGCCCGCCACCTGGACTTACCCTGCAAGCGGTCCTATCTGGAAACTCCCTCTTCCGTGGGGGACGATCACTATTTCCGGTCTCCCCCTCCCTACGACCAGCAGATGCTGAGCCCTTCCTATTGCAGTGAGGTGACCCCCAGAGAGGCCTGCATGTACTCGAGTTCAGGGCCTGAGATTGCAGGGGTGTCTTCAGTGGAcgacctgcccccacccccactgagcTGTAACATGTGGACCTCAGTCTCACCATACACGAGCTACAGCGTTCAGACTATGGAGACTGTGCCTTACCAGCCCTTCCCCGCACACTTCACCGCCACCACGATGATGCCTCGGCTGCCCGCCATCTCCGCCCAGAGTGCCCAGCCACCTGGAAATGCCCACTTCAGTGTGTACAATCAGCTGTCCCAGTCTCAGGTCCGAGAGCGGGGCCCCTCCGCTTCCTTCTCTCGAGAGCGTGGCCTCCCCGCCGTGTGCGAGAGGAAGCCCCCCTCACCACACCTGAACGCTGCCAATGAGTTCCTCTACTCGCAGAGCTTCTCCTTGACCCGAGAGTCATCCTTACAGTATCATTCAGGAATGGGGACTGTGGAGAACTGGACTGATGGATGA